In Dermacentor andersoni chromosome 4, qqDerAnde1_hic_scaffold, whole genome shotgun sequence, the following proteins share a genomic window:
- the LOC126537520 gene encoding RNA-binding protein 1-like isoform X2: MEWSLDCKVYVGNLGSGAAKHEIEAAFTKFGPLRNVWVARNPPGFAFVEFEDSRDAEDACRALDGSRLCGTRVRVEMSHGRSRRGGASRRPAAPPPRACDIISNSAPRGTKVTQPTTTTTFLLRQQQPPPHFYLAAREGFAADAAG; this comes from the exons AT GGAGTGGAGCCTTGACTGCAAGGTGTATGTGGGTAACCTTGGGAGTGGGGCAGCCAAGCACGAGATCGAGGCGGCCTTCACCAAGTTCGGCCCCTTGCGCAATGTCTGGGTGGCCCGCAACCCTCCGGGCTTTGCTTTTGTCGAGTTCGAGGACTCTCGTGACGCTGAAGATGCCTGCCGTGCTCTCGATGGCAG CCGTCTTTGTGGAACAAGGGTGAGGGTGGAAATGTCCCATGGCCGATCACGCCGTGGTGGAGCTAGCAGGCGCCCAGCTGCACCGCCACCTCG GGCATGCGACATCATCTCTAACTCTGCCCCCCGAGGGACTAAAGTGACCCaacctaccaccaccaccacctttctCCTTCGTCAACAACAACCACCGCCACACTTCTATCTCGCTGCGCGGGAAGGGTTTGCCGCCGACGCGGCTGGCTGA
- the LOC126537520 gene encoding RNA-binding protein 1-like isoform X3: MEWSLDCKVYVGNLGSGAAKHEIEAAFTKFGPLRNVWVARNPPGFAFVEFEDSRDAEDACRALDGSRLCGTRVRVEMSHGRSRRGGASRRPAAPPPRYGGYGAKRSRSRSPRRRYSRSRSRSRSRSLRRSTGSRSLSRERR, encoded by the exons AT GGAGTGGAGCCTTGACTGCAAGGTGTATGTGGGTAACCTTGGGAGTGGGGCAGCCAAGCACGAGATCGAGGCGGCCTTCACCAAGTTCGGCCCCTTGCGCAATGTCTGGGTGGCCCGCAACCCTCCGGGCTTTGCTTTTGTCGAGTTCGAGGACTCTCGTGACGCTGAAGATGCCTGCCGTGCTCTCGATGGCAG CCGTCTTTGTGGAACAAGGGTGAGGGTGGAAATGTCCCATGGCCGATCACGCCGTGGTGGAGCTAGCAGGCGCCCAGCTGCACCGCCACCTCG CTACGGAGGTTACGGAGCTAAACGGTCCAG GTCTCGCTCTCCTCGAAGACGTTACTCCCGAAGCCGCAGTCGTAGCCGCTCCCGCAGCTTGCGCAGGTCTACCGGAAGCCGCTCACTCTCTCGGGAGAGGCGTTGA
- the LOC126537520 gene encoding RNA-binding protein 1-like isoform X4: protein MEWSLDCKVYVGNLGSGAAKHEIEAAFTKFGPLRNVWVARNPPGFAFVEFEDSRDAEDACRALDGSRLCGTRVRVEMSHGRSRRGGASRRPAAPPPRSRSPRRRYSRSRSRSRSRSLRRSTGSRSLSRERR, encoded by the exons AT GGAGTGGAGCCTTGACTGCAAGGTGTATGTGGGTAACCTTGGGAGTGGGGCAGCCAAGCACGAGATCGAGGCGGCCTTCACCAAGTTCGGCCCCTTGCGCAATGTCTGGGTGGCCCGCAACCCTCCGGGCTTTGCTTTTGTCGAGTTCGAGGACTCTCGTGACGCTGAAGATGCCTGCCGTGCTCTCGATGGCAG CCGTCTTTGTGGAACAAGGGTGAGGGTGGAAATGTCCCATGGCCGATCACGCCGTGGTGGAGCTAGCAGGCGCCCAGCTGCACCGCCACCTCG GTCTCGCTCTCCTCGAAGACGTTACTCCCGAAGCCGCAGTCGTAGCCGCTCCCGCAGCTTGCGCAGGTCTACCGGAAGCCGCTCACTCTCTCGGGAGAGGCGTTGA
- the LOC126537520 gene encoding RNA-binding protein 1-like isoform X1 — protein sequence MEWSLDCKVYVGNLGSGAAKHEIEAAFTKFGPLRNVWVARNPPGFAFVEFEDSRDAEDACRALDGSRLCGTRVRVEMSHGRSRRGGASRRPAAPPPRYGGYGAKRSRACDIISNSAPRGTKVTQPTTTTTFLLRQQQPPPHFYLAAREGFAADAAG from the exons AT GGAGTGGAGCCTTGACTGCAAGGTGTATGTGGGTAACCTTGGGAGTGGGGCAGCCAAGCACGAGATCGAGGCGGCCTTCACCAAGTTCGGCCCCTTGCGCAATGTCTGGGTGGCCCGCAACCCTCCGGGCTTTGCTTTTGTCGAGTTCGAGGACTCTCGTGACGCTGAAGATGCCTGCCGTGCTCTCGATGGCAG CCGTCTTTGTGGAACAAGGGTGAGGGTGGAAATGTCCCATGGCCGATCACGCCGTGGTGGAGCTAGCAGGCGCCCAGCTGCACCGCCACCTCG CTACGGAGGTTACGGAGCTAAACGGTCCAG GGCATGCGACATCATCTCTAACTCTGCCCCCCGAGGGACTAAAGTGACCCaacctaccaccaccaccacctttctCCTTCGTCAACAACAACCACCGCCACACTTCTATCTCGCTGCGCGGGAAGGGTTTGCCGCCGACGCGGCTGGCTGA